In one Corallococcus sp. EGB genomic region, the following are encoded:
- a CDS encoding tolB protein precursor protein, with product MGCQGRCGGAGAAPAPGALSEAERRALPGTIVFLSERAGQKDVWRVTPTGEETQVTSAPEDEYPGPPSPDGRTLLVIASGEANGRVFQQLRLQPLAGGPSVALHPPRPRARNAAWAPDGTWLVAESDAQGFSDVVRVLPEANAVDTQLTHVKQGCFEPAVSPDGTEVACVCSGDGDPEVYVYRADGTGEPRRITTFYLEDRTPQWSPDGRWLLFVSNRERKERVYRVRADGADLSAVSGEGFAGDEREAAFSPDGKRIAYVARLPDGKSRIWVADVAGGAPVALTDGQHRDDMPAWSPDGKALVFVSERDGDTDLYLMRADGTGQTRLTTAKGADWLPRWFVPR from the coding sequence ATGGGGTGTCAGGGCCGCTGCGGTGGCGCTGGCGCGGCCCCGGCGCCCGGCGCGCTGTCGGAGGCGGAGCGGCGGGCCCTGCCGGGCACCATCGTCTTCCTCTCCGAAAGGGCGGGGCAGAAGGACGTCTGGAGGGTGACGCCCACGGGCGAGGAGACGCAGGTCACCTCCGCGCCGGAGGACGAGTACCCCGGCCCGCCGTCGCCGGACGGCCGCACGCTGCTGGTGATTGCGTCGGGCGAGGCGAACGGGCGCGTCTTCCAGCAGCTGCGTCTGCAGCCGCTCGCGGGAGGTCCTTCCGTGGCGCTGCATCCGCCCCGGCCCCGCGCGCGCAACGCGGCCTGGGCGCCGGACGGCACGTGGCTGGTCGCGGAGTCCGACGCGCAGGGCTTCAGCGACGTGGTGCGGGTGCTGCCCGAGGCGAACGCGGTGGACACGCAGCTGACGCACGTGAAGCAGGGCTGCTTCGAGCCCGCGGTGTCCCCGGACGGCACGGAGGTGGCGTGCGTGTGCAGCGGGGACGGGGACCCGGAGGTCTACGTCTACCGGGCGGACGGCACGGGCGAGCCCCGCCGCATCACCACGTTCTACCTGGAGGACCGGACGCCGCAGTGGAGCCCGGACGGCAGGTGGCTCCTGTTCGTGAGCAACCGCGAGCGCAAGGAGCGCGTGTACCGGGTGCGCGCGGACGGAGCGGACCTGAGCGCCGTCTCCGGAGAGGGCTTCGCGGGCGACGAGCGCGAGGCGGCCTTCAGCCCGGATGGGAAGAGAATTGCGTACGTGGCGCGGCTGCCGGACGGCAAGAGCCGCATCTGGGTGGCGGACGTGGCGGGAGGCGCGCCGGTGGCGCTGACGGATGGCCAGCACCGCGACGACATGCCGGCGTGGAGCCCGGACGGCAAGGCGCTGGTGTTCGTGTCCGAGCGCGACGGCGACACCGACCTGTACCTCATGCGCGCGGACGGCACCGGCCAGACGCGGCTCACCACGGCGAAGGGCGCGGACTGGCTGCCCCGCTGGTTCGTGCCGCGCTAA
- a CDS encoding N-acetylmuramoyl-L-alanine amidase, protein MSTFRSPFAAMAAALVLSACGPQAQQQPTEPAPAETPSQPSPDTAGSTLPREMDPLFAQAAQEFNVPVELLKAVSYAETRWQMVRGEAEFPGQQPAFGLMALRGEDLEQGAALAGVSVEAARTDALSNLRAGAARLSQLATDAKVERGDLSAWAPVVAQLSGITNPEAQAEHVHRGVYAVLNEGVVALNQDGSVAASLEPVKVEAKFARPQVRAMAAGPNYGAAVWRPSPNYNSRPSGSTGDPSMIIIHTCEGSYSSCWSWLTNSASQVSAHYVVNESGSEVSQLVNEANRAWHIGATYDCSLNGSKECWLNGVSANHFTIGIEHGGYASQTSFPAGQIDASAKLSCDIARDNAILKDSYHIVAHGRLQPASRTDPGPNWPWSSYISKINSYCGTSTPSGEIIIDSNSANNDASKAKFSLTGTWTDGYSAGYYGSGYYYAATEAVSAPATFEFYLPTAQTRTIDAWWVEGTNRSPTAPFIAYNASGAEVGRVSVNQQTNGSKWVQLGTWSFSAGWNKVQLSRWTTAGYVVMADAVRVR, encoded by the coding sequence ATGTCGACCTTCCGCAGTCCCTTCGCGGCGATGGCCGCCGCCCTGGTGTTGTCCGCGTGTGGCCCCCAGGCGCAGCAGCAGCCCACCGAGCCCGCTCCGGCCGAGACGCCGTCGCAGCCCTCTCCGGACACGGCCGGCAGCACGCTGCCGCGTGAGATGGATCCGCTGTTCGCGCAGGCCGCGCAGGAGTTCAACGTCCCGGTGGAGCTGCTCAAGGCGGTCTCCTACGCGGAGACGCGCTGGCAGATGGTGCGCGGCGAGGCGGAGTTCCCGGGCCAGCAGCCGGCGTTCGGCCTGATGGCGCTGCGCGGTGAGGACCTGGAGCAGGGCGCGGCGCTGGCGGGCGTGTCGGTGGAGGCGGCGCGCACGGACGCGCTGTCCAACCTGCGCGCGGGCGCGGCGCGGCTGTCGCAGCTGGCCACGGACGCGAAGGTGGAGCGCGGGGACCTGTCCGCGTGGGCGCCGGTGGTGGCCCAGCTGAGCGGCATCACCAACCCGGAGGCGCAGGCGGAGCACGTGCACCGCGGCGTGTACGCGGTCCTCAACGAGGGCGTGGTGGCGCTCAACCAGGACGGGTCGGTGGCCGCGTCGCTGGAGCCGGTGAAGGTGGAGGCGAAGTTCGCGCGTCCCCAGGTGCGCGCCATGGCGGCGGGGCCGAACTACGGCGCGGCCGTGTGGCGCCCGTCGCCCAACTACAACTCGCGCCCCTCGGGCAGCACGGGCGACCCGTCGATGATCATCATCCACACCTGTGAGGGCTCCTATTCGTCCTGCTGGAGCTGGCTCACCAACAGCGCCTCGCAGGTGAGCGCGCACTACGTGGTGAACGAGAGCGGCAGCGAGGTCTCCCAGTTGGTGAATGAGGCCAACCGCGCCTGGCACATCGGCGCCACGTATGACTGCTCGCTCAACGGCAGCAAGGAGTGCTGGCTCAACGGCGTGTCGGCCAACCACTTCACCATCGGCATCGAGCACGGCGGCTACGCCAGCCAGACGTCCTTCCCGGCGGGGCAGATCGACGCGTCCGCGAAGCTGTCGTGCGACATCGCGCGCGACAACGCCATCCTCAAGGACAGCTACCACATCGTGGCGCACGGCAGGCTCCAGCCGGCCTCGCGCACGGACCCGGGCCCCAACTGGCCGTGGTCGTCGTACATCAGCAAGATCAACAGCTACTGCGGCACCTCGACGCCGTCGGGTGAGATCATCATCGACAGCAACAGCGCCAACAACGACGCGTCCAAGGCGAAGTTCTCGCTGACGGGCACGTGGACGGACGGCTACAGCGCCGGCTACTACGGCAGCGGCTACTACTACGCGGCCACGGAGGCCGTCTCCGCGCCGGCCACGTTCGAGTTCTACCTGCCCACCGCGCAGACTCGCACGATTGACGCCTGGTGGGTGGAGGGCACGAACCGCTCCCCCACGGCGCCGTTCATCGCCTACAACGCGTCGGGCGCCGAGGTGGGCCGCGTGTCCGTCAACCAGCAGACCAACGGCAGCAAGTGGGTGCAGCTGGGCACGTGGAGCTTCTCCGCGGGCTGGAACAAGGTGCAGCTGAGCCGCTGGACGACCGCGGGCTACGTGGTCATGGCCGACGCGGTCCGGGTGCGCTGA
- a CDS encoding metallophosphoesterase: MRLFGIGDTHLPSTRQKDMHRFGWTDHPLPLQRAWDERVRPEDAVIVAGDISWATRPHEVMEDLAWLDARPGRKVLVRGNHDYWWGDSASKLRKLLEPFRTLEGFLHNNAVVMGPWVIAGSRLWTAPEAPPMPGGEMGDEQGDSGYVERETRRLNTSIEDALKKEAAHPTPLTRVVAVHFPPVYANERATAFSAPIEAFAPKVCVYGHLHSSGIPAGFTGERAGVRYVLASCDAAGFAPVLLDERGL, translated from the coding sequence ATGCGGCTCTTCGGTATTGGCGACACGCACCTGCCCTCCACCCGGCAGAAGGACATGCACCGCTTCGGCTGGACGGACCACCCGCTCCCGCTGCAGCGCGCGTGGGATGAACGGGTGCGGCCGGAGGACGCGGTCATCGTCGCGGGCGACATCTCCTGGGCCACCCGTCCCCACGAGGTGATGGAGGACCTGGCGTGGCTGGACGCGCGGCCCGGCCGCAAGGTGCTGGTGCGCGGCAACCACGACTACTGGTGGGGCGACTCCGCGTCGAAGCTGCGCAAGCTGCTGGAGCCGTTCCGCACGCTGGAGGGCTTCCTGCACAACAACGCCGTGGTAATGGGGCCGTGGGTCATCGCCGGCTCGCGGCTGTGGACGGCGCCGGAAGCGCCGCCCATGCCCGGCGGGGAGATGGGCGACGAGCAGGGGGACTCCGGCTACGTGGAGCGCGAGACGCGCCGGCTCAACACCTCCATCGAGGACGCGCTCAAGAAGGAGGCGGCCCACCCCACGCCGCTCACCCGGGTCGTGGCGGTGCACTTCCCGCCCGTGTACGCGAACGAGCGGGCCACCGCGTTCAGCGCGCCCATCGAAGCCTTCGCCCCCAAGGTCTGCGTGTACGGCCACCTGCACTCGAGCGGCATCCCCGCGGGCTTCACCGGTGAACGGGCGGGCGTGCGCTACGTGCTCGCGTCCTGCGACGCGGCCGGCTTCGCGCCGGTGCTGCTGGACGAGCGCGGACTGTGA
- a CDS encoding DUF2378 family protein: protein MPSDKAELAARIAVLQSGDSIRGLIFKSVFGLVQQHAGAIGMEKLRVGELDHDYAELRSYPAREFLTLLFHTADLLEGALGPADAVFHACGEVSITRYSTGPGMLVFGIISRGDPQKLFAGAQMAYSAAVSYGNREYLTTGPKSGTLRMRRDMMPPAYHVGILTGSLKVLGLTGKATAKPQGIDRVDYDIEWT, encoded by the coding sequence ATGCCGTCGGACAAGGCCGAGCTCGCCGCCCGGATCGCCGTTCTGCAGTCGGGGGACTCCATCCGTGGACTCATCTTCAAGTCCGTCTTCGGCCTGGTGCAGCAGCACGCGGGCGCCATCGGGATGGAGAAGCTGCGCGTGGGGGAGCTGGACCACGACTACGCGGAGCTGCGCTCGTACCCGGCCCGGGAGTTCCTCACGCTCCTGTTCCACACGGCGGACCTGCTGGAGGGCGCGCTCGGCCCCGCGGACGCGGTGTTCCACGCGTGCGGCGAGGTGAGCATCACCCGCTACTCCACCGGACCCGGCATGCTGGTGTTCGGCATCATCTCCCGGGGAGACCCCCAGAAGCTCTTCGCGGGCGCGCAGATGGCGTACAGCGCGGCGGTGTCCTACGGCAACCGCGAGTACCTCACGACGGGCCCCAAGTCCGGCACCCTGCGCATGCGCCGGGACATGATGCCGCCCGCGTACCACGTGGGCATCCTCACCGGCTCGCTGAAGGTGCTGGGGTTGACGGGCAAGGCCACCGCGAAGCCGCAGGGCATCGACCGCGTCGACTACGACATCGAGTGGACCTGA
- a CDS encoding potassium transporter Kup has product MGAPEAVGNQRSVSAVVAVGPGSAKSGAVNAPSESPSAPAEGPDSPKRIFMLALGALGIVYGDIGTSPLYALRECFTGPHGITPTPANVMGVLSLIFWSLIIVVSVKYLIFVMRADNRGEGGILALMALAMHRPRGQSHRARPVLITLGIFGAALLYGDGLITPAISVLSAVEGLSVATPVFEPYVLPISLIILGLLFLVQRKGTGGIGAVFGPFMSLWFVVIAVLGLKELLHNPAVLWSLSPLHGVHFFIDNGGHGFLVLGAVFLVVTGGEALYADMGHFGSGPIKRAWFGLVLPSLVLNYLGQGALLLRHAEAARNPFFLLAPDWARYPLVALATGAAVIASQALISGSFSITRQAMQLGYSPRMEVVHTSAEEMGQIYLPGLNGVLLVGVVSLVLGFGSSSRLAAAYGIAVTTTMAITTVLAYVVARERWGVSRAVALPVAGLFLLVDLSFFGANAVKISDGGWFPLLLAVCIFTLMTTWKRGRDILAGKLRAASLSLKDLLGSFGDHPPVRVPGTAIFMTGNPEGTPPALLHNLKHNKILHEQVVLLTIIPEEIPHVVAGERVEVEPLEQGFVRVVARYGFMENPSIPDILKRCREKGLQFQLMGTSFFLGRETLIPTKKPGMAVWREALFAWMSRNARSATAYFRIPPNRVVELGSQVEL; this is encoded by the coding sequence ATGGGAGCACCTGAAGCGGTTGGAAACCAAAGGAGTGTGTCGGCAGTCGTTGCGGTGGGCCCGGGTTCAGCTAAGTCGGGGGCCGTGAACGCACCTTCGGAATCACCGTCCGCCCCTGCAGAAGGGCCGGACTCTCCCAAACGCATCTTCATGCTGGCGCTGGGCGCGCTGGGCATCGTCTACGGAGACATCGGTACCAGCCCGCTGTACGCCCTGCGCGAGTGCTTCACCGGCCCGCACGGCATCACCCCGACGCCGGCGAACGTGATGGGCGTGCTGTCGCTCATCTTCTGGTCGCTCATCATCGTCGTGTCGGTGAAGTACCTCATCTTCGTGATGCGGGCGGACAACCGGGGCGAGGGCGGCATCCTCGCGTTGATGGCGCTGGCCATGCACCGGCCCCGGGGGCAGTCCCACCGCGCCCGGCCCGTGCTCATCACCCTGGGCATCTTCGGCGCGGCGCTGCTCTACGGCGACGGCCTCATCACCCCGGCCATCTCCGTGCTGAGCGCGGTGGAGGGCCTGAGCGTGGCCACCCCCGTCTTCGAGCCGTACGTCCTGCCCATCTCGCTCATCATCCTGGGGCTGCTGTTCCTCGTGCAGAGGAAGGGCACCGGCGGCATCGGCGCGGTGTTCGGCCCCTTCATGAGCCTGTGGTTCGTGGTCATCGCCGTCCTGGGCTTGAAGGAGCTCTTGCACAACCCCGCGGTGCTCTGGTCCCTGTCGCCCCTGCACGGCGTGCACTTCTTCATCGACAACGGGGGGCACGGCTTCCTGGTGCTGGGCGCCGTGTTCCTGGTGGTGACGGGCGGAGAGGCGCTCTACGCGGACATGGGCCACTTCGGCTCGGGCCCCATCAAGCGCGCGTGGTTCGGCCTGGTGCTGCCCTCGCTGGTGCTCAACTACCTGGGGCAGGGGGCGCTGCTCCTGCGCCACGCGGAGGCCGCCCGCAACCCCTTCTTCCTCCTGGCTCCGGACTGGGCCCGCTACCCGCTGGTGGCCCTGGCCACCGGCGCCGCGGTCATCGCGTCCCAGGCCCTCATCTCCGGCTCCTTCTCCATTACCCGCCAGGCCATGCAGCTGGGCTACAGCCCGCGCATGGAGGTGGTGCACACCTCCGCGGAGGAGATGGGGCAGATCTACCTGCCCGGCCTCAACGGCGTGCTCCTGGTGGGCGTGGTGTCGCTGGTGCTGGGCTTCGGCTCCTCCAGCCGGCTGGCGGCGGCGTACGGCATCGCGGTGACGACGACCATGGCCATCACCACGGTGCTCGCCTACGTGGTGGCCCGCGAGCGCTGGGGCGTCAGCCGCGCCGTGGCCCTGCCCGTCGCGGGGCTGTTCCTGCTGGTGGACCTGTCCTTCTTCGGCGCCAACGCGGTGAAGATTTCAGACGGCGGCTGGTTCCCGCTGCTGCTCGCCGTCTGCATCTTCACGCTGATGACCACCTGGAAGCGCGGCCGGGACATCCTCGCCGGCAAGCTGCGCGCGGCCAGCCTCAGCCTCAAGGACCTGCTGGGCAGCTTCGGGGACCACCCGCCCGTGCGCGTGCCCGGCACCGCCATCTTCATGACGGGCAACCCGGAGGGCACCCCGCCCGCGCTCCTGCACAACCTGAAGCACAACAAGATCCTCCACGAGCAGGTGGTGCTCCTCACCATCATCCCGGAGGAGATTCCCCACGTCGTCGCGGGCGAGCGCGTGGAGGTGGAGCCCCTGGAGCAGGGCTTCGTGCGCGTCGTCGCCCGCTACGGCTTCATGGAGAACCCCAGCATCCCGGACATCCTCAAGCGCTGCCGGGAGAAGGGCCTCCAGTTCCAGCTCATGGGCACCAGCTTCTTCCTGGGCCGCGAAACGCTCATCCCCACCAAGAAGCCCGGCATGGCCGTCTGGCGCGAGGCCCTCTTCGCCTGGATGAGCCGCAACGCCCGCAGCGCCACCGCCTACTTCCGGATTCCGCCCAACCGCGTGGTGGAGCTGGGCAGTCAGGTGGAGCTGTAA
- a CDS encoding GAF domain-containing protein — MTRVASRREEARQYGARLPEIEERLALLAEASRVLADASLEPPAVMERLCGLVVPLLGSACALRLLTEDGLWLRTVASAADVPEARVRLQALFTQRVRADEGVSAEVLDTGEAQAVEAVLVLPLRARGRPLGTLTVWREAPEPASFESGEQLLLQELADRAALALDVARAYAGERQARQVAEVAAGRLARLQHVTAELSEALTAARVAEVVLEQGLTVADAQAGALWGVEPGAASATLLRCAGCTPDAAERLKRMPLEGGSPVARVLRESRPVWLMDEDALAGQERPAPSSACLPLVADGRALGALVFTFGLPHRFDEDERAFLQLVAHHAAQALARARLLEREQRARAALREAHGTLEAIIQASPTAIMLLDPDGTVRLWNPAAERMLGWTAEEVLGKVLPAVPPEHWEAFRQGLERATRGTVLDGAPLAARRRDGGAVQVAMWTGRVHPASGPPQCLSVMVDITERQRGEAAQRFLAEAGGVLAGSLEEEETLERVAHLAVPQYAEACGVFLEDESGGVRCVATAGGEAGEVPPPGLAVVARVIQSGRPESRSGLSGVDPSSARAGGTCAYLCVPLRVRGHTLGALTFVTSRRAYDAQDLALAQELARRAALALDNASLYRDARDAIRLREEFLSIASHELKTPISALQLQVQSLLAGLARSGAGLDPERLKRGLERVDRQVKRQTLLVNDLLDVSRLSAGKLELVLQPLELGSLVREVAERFEPEYARTGTPLELSLAPEVRGQWDRLRLDQVFTNLLSNALKYGRGNPVRVSLEVDGNRARLKVRDGGIGIAKEHLPRLFHRFERAVSERNYGGFGLGLWIARQIVEAMGGYIEVESVLGEGSTFTVELPRG; from the coding sequence ATGACGAGGGTTGCATCCAGGCGGGAGGAGGCGCGGCAGTACGGGGCGCGGCTTCCGGAAATCGAAGAGCGGCTGGCGCTGCTGGCGGAAGCCTCGCGGGTGTTGGCGGACGCGTCGCTGGAGCCCCCGGCGGTGATGGAGCGGCTGTGCGGCCTGGTGGTGCCGCTGCTCGGCTCCGCGTGCGCGCTGCGGCTGCTGACGGAGGACGGGCTGTGGCTGCGCACGGTGGCGTCGGCGGCGGACGTGCCGGAGGCGCGCGTGCGGCTGCAGGCGCTGTTCACCCAGCGGGTGCGCGCGGACGAGGGCGTGTCGGCGGAGGTGCTGGACACGGGCGAGGCGCAGGCGGTGGAGGCGGTGCTGGTGCTGCCGCTGAGGGCCCGGGGCCGCCCGCTGGGGACGCTGACGGTGTGGCGGGAGGCGCCGGAGCCGGCGTCGTTCGAGTCCGGGGAGCAGCTGTTGCTGCAGGAGCTGGCGGACCGCGCGGCGCTGGCGCTGGACGTGGCGCGGGCCTACGCGGGGGAGCGGCAGGCGCGGCAGGTGGCGGAGGTGGCGGCGGGGCGGCTCGCCCGGCTGCAGCACGTCACGGCGGAGCTGTCGGAGGCGCTCACCGCGGCGCGCGTGGCGGAGGTGGTGCTGGAGCAGGGGCTGACGGTGGCGGACGCGCAGGCCGGGGCGCTGTGGGGCGTGGAGCCGGGCGCGGCGAGCGCCACGCTGCTGCGCTGCGCGGGCTGCACACCGGACGCGGCGGAGCGGCTGAAGCGGATGCCCCTGGAGGGGGGCTCGCCGGTGGCGCGGGTGCTGCGCGAGTCCCGGCCGGTGTGGCTCATGGACGAGGACGCGCTGGCGGGGCAGGAGCGGCCGGCGCCCTCGTCGGCGTGCCTGCCACTGGTGGCGGACGGGCGGGCGCTGGGGGCGCTGGTGTTCACCTTCGGCCTGCCGCACAGGTTCGATGAGGACGAGCGGGCCTTCCTCCAGCTGGTGGCGCACCACGCGGCGCAGGCGCTGGCGCGGGCGCGGCTGCTGGAGCGCGAGCAGCGGGCGCGGGCGGCGCTGCGCGAGGCGCACGGGACGCTGGAGGCCATCATCCAGGCGAGCCCCACGGCCATCATGCTGTTGGACCCGGACGGCACGGTGCGGCTGTGGAATCCGGCCGCGGAGCGGATGCTGGGGTGGACGGCGGAGGAGGTGCTGGGGAAGGTGCTGCCGGCGGTGCCGCCGGAGCACTGGGAGGCGTTCCGCCAGGGCCTGGAGCGCGCCACGCGGGGCACGGTGCTGGACGGGGCCCCGCTGGCGGCGCGGCGGCGCGACGGGGGCGCGGTGCAGGTGGCCATGTGGACGGGGCGCGTGCACCCGGCGAGCGGCCCGCCGCAGTGCCTGAGCGTGATGGTGGACATCACCGAGCGCCAGCGCGGCGAGGCGGCGCAGCGCTTCCTCGCGGAGGCCGGCGGGGTGCTGGCGGGGAGCCTGGAGGAGGAGGAGACGCTGGAGCGCGTGGCGCACCTGGCGGTGCCGCAGTACGCGGAGGCCTGCGGCGTGTTCCTGGAGGACGAGTCCGGCGGCGTGCGCTGCGTGGCCACCGCGGGCGGCGAGGCCGGCGAGGTGCCGCCCCCGGGGCTCGCGGTGGTGGCGCGGGTCATCCAGTCCGGGAGGCCGGAGTCGCGCTCGGGGCTGTCGGGGGTGGACCCGTCGAGCGCTCGGGCGGGCGGGACGTGCGCGTACCTGTGCGTGCCGCTGCGGGTGCGGGGGCACACGCTGGGGGCGCTGACGTTCGTGACGTCGAGGCGGGCCTATGACGCGCAGGACCTGGCGCTGGCGCAGGAGCTGGCGCGACGGGCGGCGCTGGCGCTGGACAACGCGAGCCTCTACCGGGACGCGCGGGACGCCATCCGCCTGCGCGAGGAGTTCCTGTCCATCGCGAGCCATGAGCTGAAGACGCCCATCAGCGCGCTGCAGCTCCAGGTGCAGAGCCTGCTGGCGGGGCTGGCGCGGTCCGGGGCGGGGCTCGACCCCGAGCGGCTCAAGCGCGGCCTGGAGCGGGTGGACCGGCAGGTGAAGCGGCAGACGCTGCTGGTGAACGACCTTTTGGATGTGTCGCGCCTGAGCGCGGGGAAGCTGGAGCTGGTGCTCCAGCCCCTGGAGCTGGGGAGCCTGGTGCGCGAGGTGGCCGAGCGCTTCGAGCCGGAGTACGCGCGCACGGGCACGCCGCTGGAGCTGTCCCTGGCGCCGGAGGTGCGCGGGCAGTGGGACCGGCTGCGGTTGGATCAGGTCTTCACGAACCTGCTGTCCAACGCGCTGAAGTACGGCCGGGGCAACCCGGTGCGCGTGTCGCTGGAGGTGGACGGCAACCGGGCGCGCCTGAAGGTGCGGGATGGCGGCATCGGCATCGCGAAGGAGCACCTGCCGCGCCTGTTCCACCGCTTCGAGCGCGCGGTGTCCGAGCGCAACTACGGCGGCTTCGGGCTGGGGCTGTGGATCGCCCGGCAGATTGTCGAGGCGATGGGCGGCTACATCGAGGTGGAGAGCGTCCTGGGCGAGGGCTCCACGTTCACCGTGGAGCTGCCGCGCGGCTAG
- a CDS encoding alpha/beta fold hydrolase, whose protein sequence is MTLASLPLIVSLLTAQTPAPAPSTKAAAPAPAAAKAPSAVPGIAPLPGLPNLWVSGVPPVPPALSQRVQQYLESRSAQLLDLSGDGQQVLISTRFADVNQLHVVEMPLGARTQLTFTKEPINQARFLPGNPQILFYLQDTGGGEFFQVFKLDRRTGRSELLTDGKSRHEELVMSKDGRWLAYAGTGRNGKDTDVYVAPTSDPRQAKRVTEVEGSWAPLEFSQDSAKLLVRQYRAADDADLSVVDLKTNARTQLTPKEGKGSVEAAVFTHDGQGVYVATDRYSDFAEVYRLPLTGAPPAAPPSLTKSVRWNVQGLELSPDGRKLAVAFNEEGFGRLYLLDTRTQALSPLETPRGVISQVRFPDKRSDRVALSLTSARVPLDVFTVDLGTKKTTRWTRSEVGGLDPETFVEPELVRYPSTDGVKVPAFLYVPKNAKGKVPVVVVFHGGPEGQSQPGFSAMTQLMVTELGMAVLLPNVRGSEGYGKAYRAMDDGVKREASLADIGATLDFVASRPELDASRVGIYGGSYGGYMTLATAAFFPERIKAAVDVVGISSLPSFLQNTQAYRRDLRRAEYGDERDPAVRKVQERISPLGSVDKIRAALFVQQGANDPRVPQSEAEQIVQAVRKKGSDVWYLLATDEGHGFQKKSNRDMAQTTALMFFEKHLLGPDAGQAGGK, encoded by the coding sequence ATGACCCTCGCGTCCCTTCCGCTCATCGTGTCCCTGCTCACGGCGCAGACGCCCGCTCCCGCGCCATCGACGAAGGCGGCGGCTCCCGCGCCGGCCGCCGCGAAGGCCCCGTCCGCGGTCCCCGGCATCGCCCCGCTGCCCGGCCTGCCCAACCTGTGGGTGAGCGGCGTGCCGCCGGTGCCGCCCGCGCTCTCCCAGCGCGTGCAGCAGTACCTGGAGTCCCGCTCCGCACAGCTCCTGGACCTGAGCGGGGATGGGCAGCAGGTGCTCATCTCCACGCGCTTCGCGGACGTCAACCAGCTGCACGTGGTGGAGATGCCGCTGGGCGCGCGCACGCAGCTCACCTTCACGAAGGAGCCCATCAACCAGGCGCGCTTCCTGCCGGGCAATCCGCAGATCCTCTTCTACCTGCAGGACACGGGCGGCGGAGAGTTCTTCCAGGTGTTCAAGCTGGACCGGCGCACGGGCCGCTCGGAGCTGCTGACGGACGGCAAGAGCCGGCACGAGGAGCTGGTGATGTCGAAGGACGGCCGCTGGCTCGCGTACGCGGGCACGGGCCGCAACGGCAAGGACACCGACGTGTACGTGGCGCCCACGTCGGACCCCAGGCAGGCGAAGCGGGTGACGGAGGTGGAGGGCAGCTGGGCGCCGCTGGAGTTCTCCCAGGACAGCGCCAAGCTGCTGGTGCGCCAGTACCGCGCGGCGGACGACGCGGACCTGAGCGTGGTGGACCTGAAGACGAACGCGCGCACGCAGCTCACGCCCAAGGAGGGCAAGGGCAGCGTGGAGGCCGCCGTCTTCACGCACGACGGGCAGGGCGTGTACGTGGCCACGGACCGCTACAGCGACTTCGCGGAGGTGTACCGGCTGCCGCTCACGGGCGCGCCCCCGGCCGCGCCGCCGTCGCTGACGAAGTCGGTGCGCTGGAACGTGCAGGGCCTGGAGCTGTCTCCGGACGGGCGCAAGCTGGCGGTGGCCTTCAACGAAGAGGGCTTCGGCAGGCTGTACCTGCTGGACACGCGCACGCAGGCGCTGTCGCCGCTGGAGACGCCGCGCGGGGTGATTTCGCAGGTCCGCTTCCCGGACAAGCGGTCGGACCGGGTGGCGCTCTCGCTGACGTCCGCGCGCGTGCCGCTGGACGTCTTCACGGTGGACCTGGGCACGAAGAAGACCACGCGCTGGACGCGCTCGGAGGTGGGCGGGTTGGATCCGGAGACGTTCGTGGAGCCGGAGCTGGTGCGCTACCCGTCCACGGACGGCGTGAAGGTGCCGGCGTTCCTGTACGTGCCGAAGAACGCGAAGGGGAAGGTGCCCGTGGTGGTGGTGTTCCACGGCGGCCCCGAGGGGCAGAGCCAGCCCGGCTTCAGCGCCATGACGCAGTTGATGGTGACGGAGCTGGGGATGGCGGTGCTGCTGCCCAACGTGCGCGGCTCGGAGGGCTACGGCAAGGCGTACCGCGCCATGGATGACGGCGTGAAGCGCGAGGCGAGCCTGGCGGACATCGGGGCCACGCTGGACTTCGTCGCCTCGCGGCCGGAGCTGGACGCGTCGCGGGTGGGCATCTACGGCGGCTCCTACGGCGGCTACATGACGCTGGCGACGGCGGCGTTCTTCCCGGAGCGCATCAAGGCGGCGGTGGACGTGGTGGGCATCTCGTCGCTGCCGTCGTTCCTGCAGAACACGCAGGCGTACCGGAGGGACTTGCGGCGCGCGGAGTACGGCGACGAGCGCGACCCGGCGGTGCGCAAGGTGCAGGAGCGCATCTCCCCGCTGGGGTCGGTGGACAAGATCCGCGCGGCGCTCTTCGTGCAGCAGGGGGCCAACGACCCGCGCGTGCCGCAGTCGGAGGCGGAGCAGATCGTCCAGGCCGTGCGCAAGAAGGGCTCGGACGTCTGGTACCTGCTGGCCACGGACGAGGGCCACGGGTTCCAGAAGAAGTCCAACCGGGACATGGCCCAGACGACGGCGCTGATGTTCTTCGAGAAGCACCTGCTGGGCCCGGACGCCGGGCAGGCGGGCGGCAAGTAG